The genomic DNA TTCGACGGCAGCCAGAAGGCGGCCGACTTCTTCTCCAAGTGGCTGATGGCCGGAGGCGGCTCGTTCCGTATCGTGGGACGCGCTCTCATCGCCCAGCCGGGCACGGGAGGCATCGGCCTTCTTTACTACGCCGCCCAGCAATTCGACAATTTCACGCTCGATCTCGATGTGTGCCTCCCGCATCCACGCGGAAATCAAAACGATAACAGCGGTGTCTTCGTCCGTTTCCGCGATCCGCGAAAGCCGGAGCTGCCGGGCACGCCAGGCCCGGACGTCCCCGGGAACGCTGCGACCGTCGCCGTCGACACCGGGTATGAGATCCAAATCGATGAAGAGGGACGCGGTGATACGCGGAAGGCGGACCCTGACGGGACGTTCCCCGAGAAAGATGGCCACTTCTACAATCGAACCGGCTCAATCTACAAGGTGAAAACAGCCGGAACGGCGCCGGGACAACAGAACTACTCGAATACGCAGAACCTACGTCACGGCGTGTGGCACCATTTCAAGATCAAAGTTACCGATCGCACCTACGAGGTAACGCTTAACGGGCATCCCGCGACGAAGTTCAAGGCCGATCCCAACGACCCGAACGAAAAATTCCGGGGACGGAAGCATAGCGAGGATCCCGAGTCCGGTTTCATTGGTCTTCAGGTCCACACCGGAAACGTCGCTTTCGCGAATATCCGGATTGCTTGAGGGATACGCGCACCACCGGGCGAACACTTCTACGGCTGGGTAGGATTCGGCGGGTTTTCTTCGGGAAGGGCAGAAACAAAAAAGGCCCTCCGAGGTTGCCCGTTCTCTAGGAGAACCAACAACTCAGAGGGCCTAATTTTGGTAGCGGGGTCAGGATTTGAACCTGAGACCTTTGGGTTATGAGCCCAACGAGCTACCGGGCTGCTCCACCCCGCACCGATTAGGTGTGGGGAGAATATAGGAGGAACCATCACTCCTGGCAAGTCCTTAGTCCTCTGGAATTTATCGACAGCAATCCGCCTTTGCCTGGGGATTCCGGCGGGATGCGGCCGAGCCGCCGTACATTTTCCTTGCCCTCATCCGGTTCCGAAGGAATATAGGCTAGTGGCTCGCTCCATGCCGGTCATGAGCCGTTCCTCTGGAACTGGACCGGCCCGTATTCGCCTGACGAGGGGGAACCTGGAAGTCCGCGGCAAGTCCCGCCCGAGATCAGTATTAGTTTGATCTATTTATGGTTAATACTATAAACTTAATCGGTCCGATTTTAAGTAAATTGAATTAACTAATGAAGGCTCCGAAGCGCGTTGGGTGGACGGCGACCGCGGCGATTATACCCATTCTCGTATGCTCGCAGGCGTATGCCGACTTTCCCGATCCGGACTCCGTCCTGCCCGCCTCCCAATCCCTCCCCCCCGCCCTCATCGATGTCGGGATCGATGAGCACTTGGAGAATTCGATCCCTCTGGAAGCGGAATTCCGAGATGAAGCGGACCGCCCCGTGCGCTTATCGGAATTTTTCCGGGCGGGGAAACCAGTCCTCCTCAATTTCGCGTATTACCGTTGCCCCATGCTCTGCAATCTGGTCCTGGCCGGCATGGTGGAAGCGCTGAAAAAGTCCGAATGGACTCCCGGGAAGGAATTCGAGGTTGTGACCGTCAGCATCGACTCCAAGGAAGGCGGCGCCCAGGCGGCCGCCAAGAAGAAATCCCATATCGAAGCCCTGGGACGCCCTGAAGCCGCGTCGGGATGGCATTTCCTGACCGGCACCGACCGGCAGATAAGACGGCTTGCGGACGCCATCGGATTCCGGTACCACTATAATCCCGCAAGCGAAGACTTCTCCCACAGCGCCGCCATCTACGCCATTTCCCCTCGGGGGAAGATCTGCCGCTACTTATACGGGGTGGCCTACCCCCCTCAGGATCTTCATCTCGCGCTGTTGGAAGCCAAGGATGGAAAGGCCTTGTCCGTGGGCGAAAAGCTCCTCTTATTCTGCTACCACTACGATGCTGACGCCAAGGGCTATGTCCTGTTCGCCAAAAACTCCATGCGGATCGGGGGATATCTGGTCCTGGGTGCGCTGCTTTTGCTGCTAGGCGGGCTTTGGAGGCGTGAGTTGAAAAGCCGGAAGGAAAATCCGCTCCCGCGGCCCGAAGCCCGCGTCGGCAAGATTTATCGGCAAGAAGGTTAAATTAATCGTTAACCAGGTTAACTATCACCCAAGCAATAGATAGTTTTACCCCGGACACGGCCACATTTTTACGCCTTTGAATCGGATCCGCCCAAGATGAAAGTCCGTCCTCCTGAATGGCTGAAATTCCTTCTGCTCCGGCAATATTGGCATCGCACCGGCGGAGTGCTGGGTTTCGCGGTGCTGCTCGGATTCCTGGGGGGACTGGCGGCGGCCCTCTTCAAATTCACCCTCGAGTTCGTGCAAAAGTCCGTCCTCGACCGCTTCGCGGGATTTCCCTTTTCGGAGTCCGGACATCATATCCTGCCGCATTGGCTTTTCTTCATGGTGCCAGCCGTGGGAGGGCTGCTCTCGGGATTGCTCGTCTATACCTTTGCGCCCGATGCGGCGGGCACC from Fibrobacterota bacterium includes the following:
- a CDS encoding SCO family protein; this translates as MKAPKRVGWTATAAIIPILVCSQAYADFPDPDSVLPASQSLPPALIDVGIDEHLENSIPLEAEFRDEADRPVRLSEFFRAGKPVLLNFAYYRCPMLCNLVLAGMVEALKKSEWTPGKEFEVVTVSIDSKEGGAQAAAKKKSHIEALGRPEAASGWHFLTGTDRQIRRLADAIGFRYHYNPASEDFSHSAAIYAISPRGKICRYLYGVAYPPQDLHLALLEAKDGKALSVGEKLLLFCYHYDADAKGYVLFAKNSMRIGGYLVLGALLLLLGGLWRRELKSRKENPLPRPEARVGKIYRQEG